From one Nilaparvata lugens isolate BPH chromosome 2, ASM1435652v1, whole genome shotgun sequence genomic stretch:
- the LOC111061263 gene encoding uncharacterized protein LOC111061263, with translation MTNLMTNSAECQTTYIMAVPFINLDLSNMSTIYTALLFAADQSKKQNQTCIVTFDQPLFLKAMDIVGASDKDSKISKTVVRLGGFHLLMSYMGAIGKIMEGSGLEDLWGTVYGKATVSHMMNGHAYDRCLRAFTLTVAALMNIAREQFPDIQHCFDEVDEVCRKIISGEMSTKHALENPLLLEKLNQLDECMKTIEKTSRTAKLWLQLFHTIDLALNFVYAERTGDWIMHLKCTTDMLPYFHASGHLPYAKSAHIYAQEMTKITEKLSEKELDLFINKGYFTVKRTTRYWSGTWTDMCIEQCLMRPMKSVGGLTHGRGMNESTVNKWILGTPYFIKINEALEEFLDISITYSEQHVELRKSRKLRDQADIDKFTTWFRQHNPLNKESGELVSLSSGFISDESVNCDQAYDIGCAAMKTMIALKN, from the exons ATGACCAACCTAATGACAAACTCAGCAGAATGTCAAACAACATACATTATGGCAGTACCATTTATTAATTTGGATCTCAGCAATATGTCAACCATCTACACAGCATTGCTTTTTGCAGCTGACCAAAGTAAGAAACAAAATCAAACCTGTATTGTTACATTTGATCAGCCTCTTTTCTTAAAAGCTATGGATATAGTAGGTGCCTCTGATAAAGACAGTAAAATATCGAAAACTGTTGTCCGTTTGGGAGGATTTCATTTACTGATGTCTTATATGGGAGCTATTGGGAAGATTATGGAAGGAAGTGGTCTAGAAGATCTCTGGGGCACAGTGTATGGAAAAGCTACAGTAAGTCATATGATGAATGGGCATGCTTATGACAGATGTCTTCGAGCATTTACACTAACAGTAGCAGCTCTAATGAACATTGCTAGAGAGCAGTTTCCTGATATCCAACACTGttttgatgaagttgatgaagtatgtagaaaaattatttcagGAGAAATGTCAACAAAACATGCATTAGAGAACCCCTTGCTATTAGAAAAACTCAATCAATTGGATGAATGTATGAAAACCATTGAAAAGACAAGCAGGACAGCTAAGTTGTGGCTGCAGCTTTTTCACACTATAGATTTAGCTCTTAATTTTGTGTATGCTGAGAGGACAGGAGATTGGATTATGCATTTAAAATGCACAACAGATATGCTTCCATATTTCCATGCATCAGGCCACTTGCCTTATGCAAAGTCTGCACATATTTATGCCCAAGAAATGACcaaaataactgaaaaactCTCTGAAAAAGAATTAGATCTTTTCATCAACAAGGGATATTTTACTGTGAAAAGAACAACAAGATACTGGTCAGGAACATGGACAGACATGTGCATAGAGCAATGTCTGATGAGGCCAATGAAATCTGTAGGAGGACTCACTCATGGAAGGGGAATGAATGAAAGTACTGTGAATAAATGGATTCTTGGGACACCATACTTCATAAAGATTAATGAAGCATTAGAGGAGTTCTTAGACATTTCTATTACCTACAGTGAACAACATGTTGAGCTGAGAAAGTCAAGAAAACTCAGAGACCAAGCTGATATTGATAAGTTCACCACATGGTTCAGACAACACAATCCATTAAATAAGGAATCTGGAGAGCTAGTTTCATTATCATCTGGTTTCATCAGTGATGAGTCAGTCAACTGTGACCAAGCCTATGACATAGGTTGTGCTGCTATGAAGACAATG ATAGctctcaaaaattga